GGACAAGATGCCCGGGCAAGAAAAGGCTGGCTATGCTGTAGCCCGAGCATGCGCCGATGGGCTTGAACTTCTCATGAAAAAATAAGATTGGTACGCGCTCTTGAGCTTTGCCGGGCGCTGTCGACATAGGCGGCGTCAAACGGGCACTATGCAGTTCTGAACCTTCTGTAGATGACTGACCTACACTCCTGCCCGACGCTCGTAGCGCTTCGGGCAACCCGGGACTAGAATCAGCGCTGGTCGGGAAACCGCCGAATGAGCATCAGGACGCTGCCGCGGGGTCCGAAGGGACACCTCCTCCTCGGAAGCCTCGGTGACTTTCAACGTGATCAGCTTGCCTTCTACGCTTCCTGTGCGCACGACTACGGCGACGTCGTGCCGATACGTTTCGGGCCCCGCCGCGCGCTTCTGCTCTACCATCCGGAGGCCATCGAGGAAGTGCTGGTGACGAGAAGCCGGGACTTCGTGAAGAGTCCCGGCGCCCGCCTGCTTCGACCCCTGCTCGGCGAGGGCCTCCTGCTCTCCGAGGGCAGTACCTGGCTTCGCCAGCGCCGGCTCGTTCAGCCCGCGTTCCACCGCCAGCGCCTCGCCGGCTACGGCGAGATCATGACGACCTACACCGAGCGCCGCCTGGCCGACTGGAAAGACAGCCAGGTCGTCGACATTCACGCCGAGATGATGGCGCTGACCCTGGAGATCGTCGCCAAGACTCTCTTCGATGCCGACGTCTCCGACCAGACCGGCGCCGTTGGCCACGCGGCGAACGCGCTCGCGGAGCATTTCGGCGCCCGCCTGCGGAGCTTCCGGCTGCTTCCGGACTGGGTGCCCACGCCGGCCAATCTGAGATCAGCCCGGGCGATCCGGCGCCTCGATCAGGTCATCTACGCCATGATCGCCGCGCGTCGATCGAGCGGGGAGGACCGCGGCGACCTGCTCTCCATCCTCCTGCACACTCAGGATGCCGACGACGGCACGGGGATGACCGACCGGCAGGTCCGCGACGAGGCCATGACCCTCTTTATGGCGGGGCACGAGACCACCGCGGTCGCTCTATCGTGGACCTGGTACCTCCTCGCCCAGCACCCGCAGGTCGAGGCGCGGCTCACCGAGGAGCTGCGCGCTGTCCTGGGCGGTCGTGCCCCGGCCCTGGCCGACGTGCCGAGACTCACGTACACGGAGAGGGTCGTGACCGAGTCCATGCGGCTCTACCCGCCGGCGTACGTGATGGGACGACAGGCGGCAAGGCCCACCCAGGTGGCCGGCTATCCCGTCGCGCGGAACGTCATCGTCGTCATGCCCACGTGGATCGTGCATCGCGACGCCCGCTGGTTCGACGAGCCCGAGACATTCCGCCCCGAGCGCTGGGCCGACGAGCGGGCCCGCTCGCTCCCGCGCTACGCCTATTTCCCGTTCGGCGGCGGGCCGCGCCAGTGCATCGGCAACGCGTTCGCCACGATGGAAGCCGTCCTCATCCTCGCCACGATCGCCCAGCGCTACCGCCTCGCCCTCGTCCCCGGCCAGTATGTCACCCCCACACCATACGTCACGCTTCGCCCGGAGCCGGGTATTCGCATGGTGGTCACCCGCCCACTGTGAGCTTCCGCCGGACGCGCGAGAGAGCATCCGCGCCGAGGTGCGCCGGCGCCCGGGAGGGTTCGCCGTGAGAGAACGGTTCGTCATGGAGGTCGACATGCTCTTGGCCAGCGGGCGCCGCTGAAGCCGGGCGCGACGCCGCGGTCAACGGCTGCGACCTCTTCACGTTCGAGCACGACAAGATCGTGCTGAAGAGCTCCTACTTCAAGACGCGCACTGCGTGAGCGCGGCGCTCAGCGGCGCGGCAGGGCGCGCGCAACGGTGAGGATCTCCTCCTCGGAGGGGAATTTCCCGACCCCGGCCAGGCCCTCGGTCGCGCATTCGATGTTGGCCCACCGGACGATGCCGTCCCGATCGACCAGGAACTGGCCCTTGAGCTGGGGCCACTGTCGCTGGAGGTCTGCCTGGTCGGTCTCGTTGTTCGTGTAGCCGTCGAATTTCCCGACGGCCGCGGCGGCCTCCGCGATTGGCAGAGGCTCGGGGAACTCGCCGGTGGGATTGATCCGTACCGACGCCATCTCCTTCATCATCTCCGGGGTCGGGGCCGGCTTGGGCAGGCCGTACGCGCGGTGCGTGGCCAGCTCCGGGTCGGCGGCCAGGCGCAGACGGGTCGGGCGGAACTTGAAGTAGAGCCGGGCGTTCTCCGGCGGGGTGGCCACGATCCCGAGCGACTCCACCCCGAGCGCCTTGAGCTTGCCCTCGGTCGCCCCCATCTGCGCGATCTGCCGCCGGCAGAAGGGGCACCACAGCCCGATGAGCAGAGCGAGGAACACGGGGCTCCGGCCCCGATAGTCCGCCAGCGACACGGTCTCTTTTCTGTCCACGGCGGGGAGAGTAAAGTCGGGCGCCGGCTCGCCCGGCGAAACTGGCGGGCGCGATTCAGCAATCGTCATGTGGGACTCCTTCGTGTACGTCTCAGCAGAGAAATGGTAGTACCATGAGCGGGTCCGGCTCGAGCCCGACTCGCTCGCAGACCTCCTGCGCCTTCGCCAGGTAGCGCTCGGCCACTCCTGCCAACCATAGCACTTCGGAGGTCTCTCAAGACTGCCCGCAGCGCGGGGCGGCCTCTGGATGCTCCTCCATCGGCCCGGCCGTGAGGAGAAAGGGACGTTATGTTGCCTCCTACGCTCTTCGCCACTCGTCGACGTCCTGATCGTGTATCTTCTGGGGGCGAGGAGCGCAGCTCCATGGATGGATCCCTCACGAGACGGGAATGAATATGGGCGCGGTGACCCAATGACCACCGAGCGCATCCCGGGATTCTGCGCGCTCTGCCGCTCCCGCTGCGGCTGCGTCTCGGTGGTGGAGAACGGCCGACTGGTAGCCGTCGAGCCCGATCCCTCGCACCCGACCGGCGAGAGCCTCTGCGTGAAGGGCCGCGCGGCGCCTGAACTGGTCTACGCCCCCGACCGGCTGCTCTACCCCATGCGGCGCACGCGGCCGAAGTCCGACCCCGACGCCGGCTGGACGCGGATCGGCTGGGACGAGGCGCTCTCCTTCACCGCGGAGCGCATGCGCGCGATCGCCGAACGGTATGGGCCCGAGGCGGTCGCGTTCTCCGTGACGACGCCGTCCGGCACCGCGGTGTCCGACGGGTTCCTCTGGATCCATCGTCTGATCCGCACCTTCGGCAGCCCGAACATGGTCTGGGCTGAGGAGCTGTGCGCCTGGCACCGCGACTACGCGACCGCGTTCACCTTCGGCGTCGACATCGGCACCCCCGACTTCGATCGCGCTGGCTGCCTGCTCCTGTGGGGCCACAACCCCTCGACCGCCTATCTGGCCCAGGCCACCGCGGTAGCGGAGGCGACGGCGCGCGGCGCCGCGCTCGTCGTGGTGGATCCGCGGCGCGCGGGGCCCGCGGCCAAGGCCGATCAGTGGCTGCGCGTCCGGCCGGGCACCGATGGCGCGCTCGCGCTCGGACTGGCGGGCGTCATGCTCGCCGAGGGCTGGTACGATCGCGAGTTCATTCGTGACTGGACCAACGGCCCGTTGCTCGTGCGCCAGGACACGGGCCGGCTGCTCATCGCGGGCGATCTCTCCGCCGGCGGCCATCCCGCGCACCACGTGGCGTGGGATCGAGCGGCCGGGCGGCCGGTCCCATATGATCCGGCCGCCGGCCGGTTCACGGAGCGCGTCGGGGACCCGTTGCTCTCCGGCACGGTGACCTGCCCCACCCGGTCGGGCCCCGTCTCTTGCGCGCCGGCGTTCGAGGCCTACGCCGCGCTCTGCCGGCAGTATCCACCCGAGCGCGTCACCCACATCACCGGCGTGCCCGCCGGCCAGATTGTCGAGACGGCACGGATCCTCTGGGAGCGACGCCCGGTGTCGTACTTTCACTGGACCGGGCTCGAGCAGCATACCAACGCGACCCAGACGGTCCGGGCGCTCTCGCTGCTCTACGCCCTCACCGGCTGCTTCGACGCGCCGGGCGGCAACGTGAGACCGAGCCGCCCGCCCGTCAACGACCTCGCCCCGCTGTCGCTGCTGCCGGAGGCCCAGCGCGCGAAGGCCATCGGGCTCGCCGAGCGGCCGCTGGGCCCGGCGCGCCAGGGCTGGGCCACCGCGGCCGACGTGTACCGCGCCATGCTCCACGGCACGCCCTACCCGGTCCGCGGCATGGTCGGCTTCGGGTCGAACTTGCTCCTCTCGGCGCCGGGAGCCGCGACGGCACGCGCCGCGCTCGCGAGCCTCGACTTCCTCGTCTACGCGGATCTCTTCCTGACCCCCACCGCCGCGCTGGCCGACGTGGTACTGCCGGTATCCTCGGCCTGGGAGCGCGAGGGCCTGCGCGTGGGCTTCGGTCCCACGCAGGACGGCGAGAACTTCGTCCAGCTTCGCCGGCCGGTCGTGGCGCCGCAGGGCGAGGCGCGCTCGGACACCTGGATCGTCTGCGAGCTGGCCAAGCGCCTGGGCCTGGACGCGCAGTTCTTCGGCGGCAACGAGGACGCAGGGCACCGCTTCGCGCTGGAGCCCACCGGCGTCACGCTGGAGCAGCTGCGTGCGAGCCCGGGCGGCGTGCGCGTGCCGATCGCGGCGCGGTACAAGCGCTATGCCGCCACCGGCGCCGATGGCCCCGCCGGGTTCGCCACGCCGAGCCGGCGGGTGGAGATCTTCTCCGCGCAGCTGCTCGAGCACGGACAGGCGCCGCTGCCCGACTACGTGGAGCCGGCGGCGAGCCCGGTGAGCCGGCCCGACCTGGCCGGTCGCTTTCCCCTGCGCCTCACCACCGCCAAGGTCGTGCAGTTCTGCCACAGCCAGCACCGGAGCCTGCCGCGCCTGCGCCGCCACAGCCCGGACCCGCTCGTCGAGATGCATCCCGAGGCCGCGCAGGCGCGCGGCATCGCCGGGGGCGACTGGGTGGTGGTCGAGACGCCGCAGGCCACCATGCGGGCGCGGGCGCGGCTCAACCCGAGCTTGGCTCCGGAGGTGGTCTGCTCCCAGTTCGGCTGGTGGCAGGCCTGCGAGCCGCTCGGACTGGGTGGCTACGACGCCGACGGCCCGGCCAGCTCCAACTACAACAACCTGATCGATCCCGATACCGCCGATCCGATCAGCGGGACGGTCGCTCTGCGCTCCTCCCTCTGCCAGATCCGCCGAGGAGATTCATGAGCCTCGAGGGCGCGCTCGTCAACCTCGGCCTCTGCTAAGGCCCCCCGAAGCTATCGGCCCACGCCGGCCGTGACTGAGAACGGACGCTATGTTGCCTACGCGCTCTCGCGCAGCGTCGCTACAGGCCTGAGGAGGCACCGATGCCGGAATATCTCGCGCCGGGCGTTTTCCTCGAGGAGATGTCGATCCAGCCGAAGCCGATCGAAGGGGTGCCGACCGGCACGACCGGAATCATCGGCCCTTGCTCCAAGGGCCCCATCAAGAGGGCGACCCTCGTCACCAGCCTCACAGCCTTCGAGCGGACGTATGGAAGCGGCCGCAGACTTCGGCTCGAGGGCGGCACCGTCAGCCCGAACTACACGTGGCATGCCGCGCGCGCCTTCTTCAAGGAAGGCGGACGTCGTCTCCACGTCGCGCGCGTTCCCCGCTGGCAGGCCCGCGACTGCGAGAACGCGTTGAAGTGCTTCGAAACCATCGGGGAGATCTCGATCGTCGCGGCACCCGGGTCGACCTTCTGGCATGAGGACGGCAGAACGGGAACGGCCATCGCCAAGGCGCTGATCGAGCACGCGGAGCGGATGCGGTACCGATTCGCCGTCCTGGACTCAGGCCCCGGGCCGTCGATCGACTACGTCCGGGCCATCCGCGCGACCTTCACCTCCGCGAAGGCCGCGCTGTATTACCCGTGGGTGCGCGTGAAGAACCCCAAGAGCAGCCGCGAACTGTCCCTGCCCCCGAGCGGCTTCGTCGCCGGCATCTACGCGCGGGGCGATCTCGCCCGCGGCGTGGGCAAGGCGCCCGCGAACGAGATGGTCAAGCTGGCCGTTGGACTCGACCACAACGTCACCAAGGCGGAGCAGGCGGTGCTCAACGGGGAGTCCATCAACTGCATCCGTGCCTTCGGGCCGCGCGACTTCCGGGTCTGGGCCGCGCGAACGTTGAGCGCAGACCCAGAATGGAAGTACGTCAACACCCGCCGCTACTTCATCTATCTGGAGGCGTCGATCGACAGGGGCACGCAATGGACCGTCTTCGAGCCGAACGCCGAGCCGCTCTGGGCCAAGATCAGGCGAACGGTGGAGAACTTTCTGACGAGCGAGTGGCGATCCGGCAGCTTGCCCGGCCGCAGGCCGGAAGAAGCCTTCTTCGTGCAGTGCGACCGCTCGACGATGACACCGGGCGACCTTGACCAGGGGCGGCTCATCTGCGTCGTCGGCGTCGCGGTGGTGCGGCCGGCGGAGTTCGTCATCTTCCGCATCGGGCAATGGACCGCTGATCGCCGGGAGCCGTGCCGACCCTAAGAGAGCTCCATCGTCTCCTCGCCTGCGCGGAGGCGTTCAGTTTGGCGCGGCGCACGACGACGTCGTCCCGGGATGCGCGGCCAGCGCGTCTCTCGCCGCGGCCGGGACCTCCCGCAGGAACGGCGTCTTCGTGAAGGCTGACTCGATGAGGGCGAGATTGGCGGCCAGGCGGTAGTCGACAAACTCGGCGCCCACGTCACCGGCGCCTCCGGCGGTCACGTCGAGCATCTTGACCGGTGTGCCGCAGGAGAAGTCGAAACCGGCCAAGGCGACACGCCGGATCGCCCGATTGCCCTCGGTTCTGAAATGGACCTCGCCGGCGCGGAGGTCGTAGACGATGCTCCAGCGCGTGAAGTTCGGTTGCGCGACCGAGGCAAGGATCTCGAAGCCACGGGCGATCGGGTCGGCGTTGCCGCCGCCCGCCAGCATGGCGGCGCGCACGAACCGATCGAGCGAAGATACGGAGGTGGGCACCTCGCCTTTGCTCTTGGCCCTTTCGAAGGCGGCGACCGAGTCGGCGTAGGTCGAGTTGGCCAGCGCCCTGACCGGCATGGCCGAGCCACGATGGACGACGAGCCTACCGTCGAGGAACTCGACCGACGCCGCATCACCGGTGGCATCCGCGACGAGATAGTGGAGCGGCGCCTGCCGGCTCGCCGGCCGCACGGTCTCGGCGTTGGCCAGGAGCTCCGCGACACTGGCGTGCCGGTCCAGGTTGTACTGGATCCACTCGAGCACACCGATCACCGGGCGAGGGTCAGCGGGAGGGTACCTGGTCTCGTCCAGCCACATCTGGGAGACCATCAGGCCTTTCTCGTTGATGCCGGTCATCGGGTTGTCGCGGCCGAACTGATTGAACGTAACGCTGCCGTACGTGGCGGCCCAGGTCGCCCCCTGAGTCCGGAGCGAGCTGATCTTGCTCGTACCGCGCTTGTTGACCAGGACCAGCCCTTCGGGCGGATGGAAGTCATAGTTGTACGCGACGACGACCCTCTCCTTGTCAAGGAGACAGACGGTGGTGCAGGACAGCGCAGGCGTGGCGACCAGCGCGGCGACGCCGAGCCCGGCGACTGTGAAGAGGTGACGCCTGGTCATGGTGCGGGGCTTGAGGTGAATCATCGTGAGATCCCCCGTGGGTGCCTTCGATTGGCGCTAAGGATCCGTCTACGCGATCACCTTGTCAACGAGAATGGGACGAACAACGCGTACATGCTGAGCGACACACAGGTCGGCAAGATCGTGCTCACGATGACCGACGGCGGGCGCTCGCGACGTCCACCCGGCCCTTGCGTTCGGACGGTCCGGGTGCTTTTCTGTGGGCCCCTCGATTGCCGAGTGGGTGCCCATGAGATCAGGCTCCACCATCATCACGTTCATCGCCCTCGTCACGTACGGCTGCTCGGCGTTCGGCGAAGCGGCTCGCGATCGCCTGGGCGCGAAGTTGGCGGGACGCAAGCCGAGCCTGCAGCTCCGCTGCGAGACGCCGAGCGCTGCCCCCGGCCCCCCGGAGGCGGTGGTGTCGCCGGCGCGGCTGATGGTTCGCGGTGGTTCCGATCCCGGTCGGCCGGCGGTCGTCGGAGAGTTGTTCACGTGGGGCACCCTGCCGGGGCGGGAGACGCCGATCGTCCTGGCCGGCTCGGCCAACGACGTGCTCGCCACCGACGTCAAACGGATTCTCTTGCGCAACGGCTTCACGCTGACGGAGGACGCGCAGGCCGCCTCCGCCGTCCTCGACACGGCCATCGCCGGGCTGGACGTCAAGGGTGTCCCAGGCCAATTGACCGATATGAAGGGAACGATCCGGGCGCGCGCGGCATTCCACGCGGCGCTCACTCGTGACGCCACCGTCGTCTGGAAGGACTACTTCGAGGGAGACGATGAGATGCGCGTCGCCTACTTCCTGACGAGCGACTCGGAGCGCACGCTCGGGCGCGCGTACTGCCGGGCCCTCGACTGGTTCGAGGAGGCCGTGCGCGCGCCGACCCTCCGTGGAGCGATGGCGCCGTGAGCGCGTTCGGCCGCCTCGTGGTCATGGTGGGCTGCGTGGCCCTGGCGGGCTGCGCGGTCCCTCTCCCCGCCGCCACTCCGCTCATCCCGGTGGTCGATCTCGATCAGCCCTTCGTGTTCGACGGCTTCTCCGTGCTGCCGCCCCGCGGCCCCAACTGGTTTGTCGCCCCGCCCGAGGCCGCCGAGGACAACCAGGTCCTCGTCCTCGGCAAGCTCGTCCGGGACACGCCGCCCAGTACGCCGGCCGAGTCGCGCACGGTGGTGGCCATCGCGATGCTGTGGGATCTGCGAGACACCGGTCCGCGCAGCGCGTCGGAGCTGCAGCGCTGGAGCGAGCAGTCCAGGGTCCTGCCCGGCCAGCGCCTCAGCGCGCGGCATCGTCTGCTCACCTCCTCGGCCGAGGTCGAGCCCGCGCTCGGCGCCACATGCGTCCGCTACGCGCTGTCGACGGAGGACGAGCAGGTGCCGCGCTTTCCCGGCTCCGTCTTCATCCTCAGCGCGCGCGGTGTGCGCTGCCTCCATCCGCGATGGCCACGTTACGCGGTGGACCTGAGCTACAGCGAGCGCTATCTCCGCGGGCTGCCACCGCTTGCCTTCGACGCCGAAGCGGAGTCGTTCTTCAGGAGCCTGCGCTTCACGGCCGAGCGCCCGATCGCGGCGTCGATCATCCCCATTGGGAACGAGCCGGCCGGCGTGGCCGCGGGTGCCGGCGCCGCCTGGGTGGCGCAGATGGGCGCCGACGCCGTCCGCCGCATCGACGTCGGGACGAACGAGCCGGCCGGCGAGCCGATCGCCGTCGGGCGTCAGCCCGCGGGCATGGCCTTCGGACACGGCGCCCTGTGGGTGACCAACCGCGGCTCCAACACCGTGTCGAGGATCGATCCCGTCACGAACAGGGTGATCGCCACCGTTGCCGTGGGCACCGAGCCGCGACAGGTGGCCGCGGGCGCCACGGGCGTGTGGGTGGCGAACTTCGAGGGCGAGACCGTGACGCGGATCGATCCCCGGTCGAACCAGGGGGTGGCGACGGTCCGCGTGGGCAAGTGGCCGGGCGGCCTCGCCGAAGGGCCCGGCGCCATCTGGGTCGCCGTCCGCCATGAACACTCCCTCGTCCGTATCGATCCCGTGACCCATCGGATCGCGGCGCGAATTCCGCTGGGTGTTCCGTTGCATGGGGTGGCCGTCGGAGAAGACGCGGTCTGGGTCGCGGGGGGCGAGGGCACCGCCGCCGTCGTAGCGCGCATCGATCCGCGGAGCAACACGGTGTCGGCGCGCATCCCCGTCGACGGCGTCCTCGGAGGGGTAGCAGTGAACCCCGCCGGTGTGTGGGTGAGCAACTTCTCGTCCGGCAGTGTGTGGAGAATCGATCCCCGCTCGAACACCGTGGCCGGCAAGCCGCTTCCCGTGGGCAAGGGACCGGTGTGGATCACCATCGGCGAAGGCGCCGTGTGGGTGGGCAACCGCCGGAGCGGCACGGTTGCGCGCATCGATCTGCCCTGACGGCAAGGCGGCGCTCAACCCGACGCGCGTCGTGAGGGGTCTGGCCGGCCTGCTCCTGATCGCTTTCGCCGCCGGGTGTGCGCCGCCGCCGCCCGTCGCGCCGCCGGAGACTCCCCGATCCGGAGCATTCGTCTACCTGGTCAACCACGGATGGCACGTCGGCATCGCCGTGGAGCGGCAGGAGGTCTCGCCGGCGATCTGGCCGGAGAGCGCGGAGTTCAGCGGCTTCCGGTACCTCGAGGTCGGATGGGGAGACGCCGACTACTACCCGGCCGCTCGAGGCACCATCGGGCTCGCCCTGAAGGCGGCGTTCAGCTCGAAGGGGAGCGTGCTCCACCTCGCTGCCTTCGACGCGCCGCCTGCTGAGTTCTTCGACCGATCGAAGATCATCGAGGTCCCGCTGTCGCGTCGGGGCCTCGAGGACCTGGGCCGCTTCATTCACGCAACCTACGCCCGGGACGCCTCCGGCCGCCCCGTCGTGGTGGCGCC
This is a stretch of genomic DNA from Candidatus Methylomirabilota bacterium. It encodes these proteins:
- a CDS encoding cytochrome P450, which encodes MSIRTLPRGPKGHLLLGSLGDFQRDQLAFYASCAHDYGDVVPIRFGPRRALLLYHPEAIEEVLVTRSRDFVKSPGARLLRPLLGEGLLLSEGSTWLRQRRLVQPAFHRQRLAGYGEIMTTYTERRLADWKDSQVVDIHAEMMALTLEIVAKTLFDADVSDQTGAVGHAANALAEHFGARLRSFRLLPDWVPTPANLRSARAIRRLDQVIYAMIAARRSSGEDRGDLLSILLHTQDADDGTGMTDRQVRDEAMTLFMAGHETTAVALSWTWYLLAQHPQVEARLTEELRAVLGGRAPALADVPRLTYTERVVTESMRLYPPAYVMGRQAARPTQVAGYPVARNVIVVMPTWIVHRDARWFDEPETFRPERWADERARSLPRYAYFPFGGGPRQCIGNAFATMEAVLILATIAQRYRLALVPGQYVTPTPYVTLRPEPGIRMVVTRPL
- a CDS encoding peroxiredoxin-like family protein, whose protein sequence is MTIAESRPPVSPGEPAPDFTLPAVDRKETVSLADYRGRSPVFLALLIGLWCPFCRRQIAQMGATEGKLKALGVESLGIVATPPENARLYFKFRPTRLRLAADPELATHRAYGLPKPAPTPEMMKEMASVRINPTGEFPEPLPIAEAAAAVGKFDGYTNNETDQADLQRQWPQLKGQFLVDRDGIVRWANIECATEGLAGVGKFPSEEEILTVARALPRR
- a CDS encoding molybdopterin-dependent oxidoreductase, with the protein product MTTERIPGFCALCRSRCGCVSVVENGRLVAVEPDPSHPTGESLCVKGRAAPELVYAPDRLLYPMRRTRPKSDPDAGWTRIGWDEALSFTAERMRAIAERYGPEAVAFSVTTPSGTAVSDGFLWIHRLIRTFGSPNMVWAEELCAWHRDYATAFTFGVDIGTPDFDRAGCLLLWGHNPSTAYLAQATAVAEATARGAALVVVDPRRAGPAAKADQWLRVRPGTDGALALGLAGVMLAEGWYDREFIRDWTNGPLLVRQDTGRLLIAGDLSAGGHPAHHVAWDRAAGRPVPYDPAAGRFTERVGDPLLSGTVTCPTRSGPVSCAPAFEAYAALCRQYPPERVTHITGVPAGQIVETARILWERRPVSYFHWTGLEQHTNATQTVRALSLLYALTGCFDAPGGNVRPSRPPVNDLAPLSLLPEAQRAKAIGLAERPLGPARQGWATAADVYRAMLHGTPYPVRGMVGFGSNLLLSAPGAATARAALASLDFLVYADLFLTPTAALADVVLPVSSAWEREGLRVGFGPTQDGENFVQLRRPVVAPQGEARSDTWIVCELAKRLGLDAQFFGGNEDAGHRFALEPTGVTLEQLRASPGGVRVPIAARYKRYAATGADGPAGFATPSRRVEIFSAQLLEHGQAPLPDYVEPAASPVSRPDLAGRFPLRLTTAKVVQFCHSQHRSLPRLRRHSPDPLVEMHPEAAQARGIAGGDWVVVETPQATMRARARLNPSLAPEVVCSQFGWWQACEPLGLGGYDADGPASSNYNNLIDPDTADPISGTVALRSSLCQIRRGDS
- a CDS encoding phage tail sheath subtilisin-like domain-containing protein, producing the protein MPEYLAPGVFLEEMSIQPKPIEGVPTGTTGIIGPCSKGPIKRATLVTSLTAFERTYGSGRRLRLEGGTVSPNYTWHAARAFFKEGGRRLHVARVPRWQARDCENALKCFETIGEISIVAAPGSTFWHEDGRTGTAIAKALIEHAERMRYRFAVLDSGPGPSIDYVRAIRATFTSAKAALYYPWVRVKNPKSSRELSLPPSGFVAGIYARGDLARGVGKAPANEMVKLAVGLDHNVTKAEQAVLNGESINCIRAFGPRDFRVWAARTLSADPEWKYVNTRRYFIYLEASIDRGTQWTVFEPNAEPLWAKIRRTVENFLTSEWRSGSLPGRRPEEAFFVQCDRSTMTPGDLDQGRLICVVGVAVVRPAEFVIFRIGQWTADRREPCRP
- a CDS encoding linear amide C-N hydrolase: MIHLKPRTMTRRHLFTVAGLGVAALVATPALSCTTVCLLDKERVVVAYNYDFHPPEGLVLVNKRGTSKISSLRTQGATWAATYGSVTFNQFGRDNPMTGINEKGLMVSQMWLDETRYPPADPRPVIGVLEWIQYNLDRHASVAELLANAETVRPASRQAPLHYLVADATGDAASVEFLDGRLVVHRGSAMPVRALANSTYADSVAAFERAKSKGEVPTSVSSLDRFVRAAMLAGGGNADPIARGFEILASVAQPNFTRWSIVYDLRAGEVHFRTEGNRAIRRVALAGFDFSCGTPVKMLDVTAGGAGDVGAEFVDYRLAANLALIESAFTKTPFLREVPAAARDALAAHPGTTSSCAAPN
- a CDS encoding YncE family protein, with the translated sequence MSAFGRLVVMVGCVALAGCAVPLPAATPLIPVVDLDQPFVFDGFSVLPPRGPNWFVAPPEAAEDNQVLVLGKLVRDTPPSTPAESRTVVAIAMLWDLRDTGPRSASELQRWSEQSRVLPGQRLSARHRLLTSSAEVEPALGATCVRYALSTEDEQVPRFPGSVFILSARGVRCLHPRWPRYAVDLSYSERYLRGLPPLAFDAEAESFFRSLRFTAERPIAASIIPIGNEPAGVAAGAGAAWVAQMGADAVRRIDVGTNEPAGEPIAVGRQPAGMAFGHGALWVTNRGSNTVSRIDPVTNRVIATVAVGTEPRQVAAGATGVWVANFEGETVTRIDPRSNQGVATVRVGKWPGGLAEGPGAIWVAVRHEHSLVRIDPVTHRIAARIPLGVPLHGVAVGEDAVWVAGGEGTAAVVARIDPRSNTVSARIPVDGVLGGVAVNPAGVWVSNFSSGSVWRIDPRSNTVAGKPLPVGKGPVWITIGEGAVWVGNRRSGTVARIDLP
- a CDS encoding DUF2459 domain-containing protein, giving the protein MRASICPDGKAALNPTRVVRGLAGLLLIAFAAGCAPPPPVAPPETPRSGAFVYLVNHGWHVGIAVERQEVSPAIWPESAEFSGFRYLEVGWGDADYYPAARGTIGLALKAAFSSKGSVLHLAAFDAPPAEFFDRSKIIEVPLSRRGLEDLGRFIHATYARDASGRPVVVAPSLYGHGAFYRATGQYRLQDNSNNWTARALAVAGCPIDAAETITAGSLMDEARRFGRVVRGSAPRRDVTADSTERHACRCQAPCRGLSP